The Planktothrix agardhii NIES-204 genomic interval TCATCATTAAAAACCGTAATACTGCTTTTTTTCCCAAAGGGAGGATTAGTTAATATCAGTTCAAACCTATCACCAGGGTCAGCCCTTAAACTATCTTTAGCTTCAACGGGGCTTTCATCGCCACTAATACCATGTAAATGCAGATTCATGGCACATAACCGCACCACTCCATCCGCCACATCGTAACCTTTAAACGTCTGATGTTTGAGAAACAGTTTTTGAGCTTTATCGAGTTGATAATGCTTGTTAATATAGTCATGGCTAATCAGAAAAAAGCCCCCCGTCCCACAAGCGGGGTCACAAATACGCTGTCCAGGTTGGGGACGCATGACTTCTACAAGGGCTTTAATTAACGGTCTGGGGGTGAAATATTGTCCCGCCCCGTTTTTGGTGTCCTCAGCGTTCTTTTGTAGCAGTCCTTCGTAAATTTCCCCCTTAACATCAATATCTAACCCTATCCAAGTTTCGGAATTAATTAAATCAATCAGTCGTTTTAGTTTAGCCGGGTCTTGAATTTTGTTTTGAGATTTACGGAAAATTACCCCTAAAAGTCCTTTTTCTTTGCCTAAGTTTTCTAGGGTTTTGCGATATTGAATTTCTAAAGCATCCCCATCTTTTAATAGTAAGATTTGCCAGTCATATTCCTTGGGAATAGTAGAAGGTTTGCCCAATGGTGCAGGGAGTTGGGCTTGTTCATCTACCATTTTTAAAAATAGCAAATAAGTCAACTGTTCTACATAGTCGCTATAACTTACGCCATCATCTCGAAGGACGTTGCAGTAATTCCAAAGTTTTTGAACAATAGTAGATGATAGGTTACTCATGGGGATTTAAAATAATAATTAACTTTGATTATCTGATGAAATCTGAGGAATTTCCTCTGCGGTTAAGGTGACAACTTTTCCATCTTGCCAAATACTAATTGATTCTCCTAATTTCCGATGTTTTTCTAAAGCTTTAGCAATAGCCAGTTTTACACCTGTGTCAATTTGGCTTGATAATTTATCAGGAATAGGTTTATTCATCGTTAGAAGTTGTAATTTGTGTCCACAATTGAGGTTGATAAATAATCGGGTCTTGGTTTAAAGGACATTCAGCTATAATCTGCAAATTGAGACTAGAGTTATCATAAACTATCCAGCGATTACAGAGGGGTAAATATAAATCAGTTAGGTTTTTCCGTCCCCGTTGATAACGACGGCGAATAACATCTTCTGGGATATTGTGACCCCCGCTTTCTACCCGTCTGCGTACCCTTGCGAGTGCTAATTCCGGGCTTTGTAACCAAAAATAAATTAAGTTAATCTGATACCCTTTATTTTTACAATCTCTCAAAAAACGGGCATAACTGCGAGTTGCTAAAGTGGTTTCAAAAGCAAAATCAACTCGATTATTAACTAAATTTTCTAACCTTTCTAACATTAATCGTCCGGCTTGAATAGCTACGGATTCAGGGTTAAAAGGTGAAAGTCCCGCCGCAATTTCATCGGCATTGACATATTCAAAAACTTCGAGAAAATAAGGGAGAATTTGCAGGGCTGAGGTGGTTTTACCTGAACCGTTTGCCCCACCAATTATATACAGATTTGGCATTATTTTAAGGGTATTTCAAGTTGAAAATCTGATTGTTTTTTTGATTGGGTCTTTTTTTTAGTTTTAGTTGTTGTCTGTTTAGCTTTTTCGACTTTAATTCGTTCTAACAATTTTTCGGCGGGTTCGTCATTGGGGTCTTGGGGAACAAGTTTACCTTCAAAGGCTTGTTTTAAGATACAGCGATAATCAGGATCACGGGAATCTCGAAAATAAGTTTCTCCCCCGGTGCTTTCGTAGATGAAGGGTAAGGGTTTTTGGTGACAGGACAGGGTTTTGGGCAAATTAAAGGAATATTTATCGGATTGTATTTCTACCCCACTGAGGGTTTTACCGACAGGTTTAGCTTCAATAATTCCAACCGCTTTACGGTTAATAAATAAAAGGTAGTCCGCGAACCCAGAGTTGAGGTGATATTCTCGCACGGCTATTCCTAACCCGGCGCTCAAGTTGATTTGTTCATAGTCTTGAACCTGCCAACCTGCGTCAGTGAGGAGTTGGTCAATTTTCTGCCTTGCTTGTGCTTCGGGCTTCATAATAAATGCAATCTCTACTAGCCTATTATGCTTTATTTTTTAGGAATATAGGATTTAAGCTGGGTATCAATATTTTTAATATGGTTGACAAACCAATCTACTAACTCTCGTTTAACCTGAACTCGAATTAATTCTAACGGTTGCTTTTGATCAATTTTACTATTAATATCTTGTAAGGTTGTTAAAAAATTAGTATGGGCTTTTTTATTATCGCAAGCAACGGGACATTTATAGTTATTCATGCAGGATTCTTCATAATTAAAATGATTATTTGTATACATTTTTAGAAATCCCATAATCCCGCGAATTTCTTGATCGCCTTTGTGATTATCCATGGCAGTTAATAACTGATCCATTTGATCTAATAACTGTTCATGTTGACAGTCTAGTAAGGGGATACCAATTTTTAAAGAATCATTCCATGTTCTCATATTTTTATCCTGATTTTGGTGCTGGAGTATGGACTTAAGGCGATCGTTTCCTATTCCGTTTCTCAAACACTAATCTAGCATACTCAGTACCTCAGAACTATTTTTTACCGATCAACCAATAGGTAGTCATTTCTCCTTTTCCTTTAATGGAAATTATGCCCCGTTTTTCAAAGTTATATTGATCTTTAATTCTGTGATAAGTTGCTTCTGTGACTTGAATTCGTCCGGGATCACCGGAAGATTCCATCCGAGAAGCAATATTAACTGCATCCCCCCATAAATCATAAATAAACTTTTTAATTCCGATCACCCCCGCTACTACAGATCCAGTATTAATCCCAATTCTAATTTGAAATTGAGAGTCGATATTAAATCTTTCTAAGGGTACTTTAAATTCAGCCATGGCGGCTTGCATTCCTAATGCCATATCGGCGATCGCTTCAGCATGATTGGCTTTGGGTAAGGGCAAACCTCCGACCACCATATAAGCATCACCAATGGTTTTGATTTTTTCCAGACCATTTTTTTCAGCTAAATGATCAAAAATCGAAAACATTTCATTCAGAACACTAACTAATTCTATCGGCGGAATTTGAGAAGATAGGGGAGTAAATCCTACCACATCGGCAAATAAAATGGTCACTTCTTCAATCGCAGAAGCGATGGCTTTTGTATTATGTTTGAGTTGATTGGCAATAACTTCGGGTAAAATATTTAATAATAATTGTTCCGATCTTTCTTTTTCTAACCTTAAATCGGCGGTGCGTTCTTCGACCCTTTGTTCTAATTCGGCATTGGTTTTTTCTAACTCATTAAAAGAGGCTTTTAACTGTTGGGTCATGGTATTAAAAGAAGTAGCTAAAATCCCTAATTCCTTAATGGGTTCGACCGGGATTGTTTGTTCTAATTCTCCACTGGCGATCGCTTGACTAGCTTGACTCAAACGCAAAATTGGGGTACTAATCCAACGGGCGGTAAAAATACCACATAAGGTGGCTACTAATAACGCCACAATACATAATAAAATAGTTGTCTGAGTATTAGTATGAATTTCTGCCATAAAATCCGATTCCGGTACGACAACGATAATTAACCAATTAATTCCCCGTTGATCAGATAGGGGAGTAACTTGTAAATATTGTTGTTTTCCATTAATCTCAAAGGTCAGTTGAGTTGAGGTTTTAATCTGATCTAAATTACCAAAATATTGCAGTAAATAACTAGAGGTAGCCTGAGTTAAAATATCACTACTTTTAATTCCTTTAATCCGTTTGGTTTCCTTCTCTTTTTTATGAACAATAAAGGTTTCTTCTAGGGTTGAGGTGGCGACTAAATATCCGTTTCTTTCCATGACAAAGATTTGTCCGGTTTTACCAATTTTTAAACGGTTTAGAAATTGACTAATGCGTTCTAGGGTTAAATCGGTACTCGCTACTCCTAATAACTGTTTATTGCGATTATAAATAGGTTGGTTGGCGGAAATTACTAAAACTTTAGAACCAAAATAAGCATAAATTTCACTCCAAACGGGTTTTCCTGCTTTGACTCCCGCTTCATACCAAGGACGAACTCTAGGATCATAATCTTCTCTAACACTTAATAATTCTTGGCGATCGCCTTGATTATTAGTTAACCATTTATGAAACTTTCCGGCGGTACTTTTATCAACAATATCAAATTCTATCGTACCATCATCATTACGATTAGCGCCTACATAATAGCCATTTTGTAATCCAATTCCAATATAACTAGCGGTTTTAAATTGTTTTAACTGACTCCACAGATACTTTTCCATCTGGGGAATATTATCCACACTAATTAATCCCATTCTCAGGGTATCAACATTAATTTGATTGATGATGTGGGGGGTTTCTAAATAAGTATTAAGTTCCTGTTGGATGCGGTTACTTAATTCAATTCTTAATTGAGTTGCTAAATCATTAACGACTATCGAACCATTTCTAAAAGACAACCATCCTGTTAGTCCGACGGATGCAAAAATTTGGATCAGAAAAGGAACCACAAAAACAACCCGCAGGGATAGTTTAGGTGCTTTTTTATTCAATCCTAATAGACGACGAGATAGAGATGCCATAGTGATTGTCCCTGATATCAAAATCAACGATTCGCACCCCCCCAACTATAGGTAATGGGTAATGAGTAATGGGTAATGGGTTTTTGATCCACTTATTAAAGCGTTTGCGCCCTTAACTGCCCTAACTAATCGTCTCTAAAGTGACATACTTAAAAGATAAGGATCTAAACCCATTACCCATTACCTATTACCCCTTACCCAAGGTTAATTGACCTAATCTTAACGAATAATTATTAATTATTGGATTTGGGTAGTTAATTTCTCGCCTAGTTTGGGTTCTGTTCCTTTGAGAATTCGATCAATATTAGTCCGGTGTCGCCAGATGACGTAAATTCCCCCGGCGATCGCAAAAATTTGATAGGGCAGAGGTTCCCCAGTTATAATCATTAAAATGGCAATCCCGATCGCTCCGAAAATTGAACTCAAGGAAACAATTCGAGAAATTGCTAAAACCAGGGCAAAAATTCCTAGGGTTGCTAGGGCTAATTTCCAATCTAAGGCAAATAAAACTCCCAGACTAGAAGCAACAGATTTTCCTCCTTTCCAGCCGATCCAAATAGATTTTGTATGACCAATAATTACAATTAATCCACTAGAAGCAGCTATCCAATATTGTAATATATCAGGATGTTGGATTCCGGCATGGGTAGCGAGTTCGGAGGTAAAAGAGAGGGAATAAATCCAAAAAACCAGAAGAACTGCTAAGGTTCCTTTTAAAATATCAATCAATAAAACCAGTAAAGCCGGGAATTTTCCCAAGGTTCGCAGGATATTGGTTGCCCCCGTAGAACCGGAACCCTCAGCCAACATATCAACTCCATAAAACCAGCGTCCGATGGCGTATCCCGTGGGTATGGAACCCAAGAAATAGGCCGTTACTAATAATCCGGTATTAATTAATAACCATTCAATCATGTTTAAAAGACCGTTATTTTCAAGTTGCCGAAGTTGTTAAAACCGTTCAGTAGGTGGTTGTTGGGTTTGGGGGTCGGGGGCCAGGGCCAACCAGAGGGGAAATTGCAGTAAAGATAGACTAATTCTATCTTCCATATCATCAATAATAATGAAGGGTAAGCGTCCTTCTTTGACCAAACGATCGGCTTTTTGAGAAAGAACTTCCGCTTCTTCAAATAAAACAATTCCCTGTTCTGGGCCGAAATCTCGACGGTCAATCCCTAAACAATCTTGGAGACCGCGGCGCCATTCTCCCAACCGTTCGGGACTATTGGCTAAAACCAGGGTTCTTAGGCGGTTTCCATAGATATTTCTCAATATAGAAATCGTTGCCGAGGCGACTAATATATTCTGTAAACGACTGCCCATGGTGCGTAAGGCGCCCCGTCCTCCTTGGTTAAAAAACCAATTGGAAACCCGTTTGGCGTGAATGGGTTCAAAGGTGCGGCGCAGTTGCCAAGGGGGGCCATAATAGTCGGGAGCGTTGCGATATTGATCGAGGAGTTGGCGAATTCGTTGGGTTTGTTCGGCAAAACCCGGTTCTGAAAATTGTGGGTTTGCAGTGTTTTGAGGATTTTCTACGGGGATGATCACCTTCGCCACCTCTCGCGGTTGGGCGGGGATTGGGGGTTCGGGTGGGTTTTCGGGTATGAGTTCTAATTGTTCGGTGGTGGCGACTAAATCCTGTAAACTCCCGACTAAATAATCCTTAAATCCCTGGACTCGGATAGCGAGTTCTTGGGAGACGCCCGCAAAGGAGGTTCGCATTTCTTTTTGGATGCGATCGCGACGACGTTCGAGTTTTTCGATTTCGATTTGTAAGGTTTGTTTGCGTTGTTCTAATTGATCTAAGGCGGAGGAGATCAATTTTCCCATGGACTGGGTTAATACCAGTTGTTCCTGTTGGATGCGTTCGTTGGTCTCCTGTAACCCGATAATTCTTTTTTGTAGTTCCTGTTCTTGAATCTGTAATCGTTTCACCCGTTGGTCTAACTGGGTGGTAACTTCTTCTATGGGTTCGGACATTAGACGTTCGGACAAGCTCGGTGAGGTTGCGAAATTTGATCCCGGTTCAGGATTGTGGAGTTCGTTGGACTCCCAGGGGTCAGCGATGGGTAAAGGATTCATATTAATTGAGTTCCCTCCGGTTTCTCCAAGAGAGGGATTAAAGGGTGGCGTTGATGAAGAAGTTACCCCGCTTACAGGTGGGTTTTGATCTCGGATTTGAGTTTCGTCTGAATTCATGCAATTGAGCGTCCCGGTCTAAACACAAGGGGATGTAATGGGTGAAAGTATAGCGTTTTGTTCGGTTATTGGGGTGTTTAGACAGGTTTGTTACCCTGACCTGTTAGAGTGATTGTAGCATTACTTCAACTTCTGAATTAATTCAATGACTGACTATGGAATCATCTGTATCGGCATAGCTTTGCAAAGGCACGTCCCTACACTGATAACTGATAATGCGGATACTTGATAACGGAAAATGGGAATAGAATTACGCAGTTACGTCTATTTAGATAATCTTCAACGGCAACACGCGGCCTATATTGGTACGGTGTCCCTGGGTTTTTTGCCTTTACCTGGGGATTCTTCTTTGTGGATTGAAGTTTCTCCTGGGATTGAAATTAACCGGATTACGGATATTGCTTTGAAAGCTACCTCGGTGCGTCCTGGGGTGTTGTTTATTGAGCGGCTTTATGGTCTTTTAGAAATTCATTCGAGCCGTCAAGGAGATACAATTACCGCAGGACGGGCAATTTTGGATTTTTTAGGGTTACGAGAAAGCGATCGCCTCAAACCTCAAGTTATGTCTAGTCAAATTATTCGTAATCTTGACCCCCACCAAGCTCAATTAATTAATCGTAACCGTCGAGGACAATTAATTTTAGGCGGTCAAAGTTTATATATTTTGGAAGTTCAACCCGCAGCTTATGCTGCTTTAGCGGCGAATGAAGCGGAAAAAGCCTCGTTAATTAATATTCTGCAAGTGACGGCCGTTGGTAGTTTTGGACGGCTGTATTTAGGGGGAGAAGAACGGGATATTATGGTAGGTTCACAAGCGGCTTTAGAAGCGATTGAAAATGTATCGGGACGAGAATACGGAGGCAGTTTTAATCCCGAATAAATAGGAGAAAAAATATGGCAAATCCAGAATATTTAGCTTTATTACAATGGGGATCTCAACGTTGGCAAATATCGCTTAAATTAATATTCCCTTTGATTTGGTGCACTTGCCTGTACCGTGATGTTTGATCAAACCTTCACCACGGGAACAAACTCCTCTAACTGCACTTGTAAGTCATCCACGAGCATTAAACGATACCTTTCTGTAGATTTCAACTTTTGGAAAACATAACTAGCAAAATCATTACACCAATTTTGCCTATCAAATTCAGTGGAGATATTCAGTGCTCTGATTGATAAATTATAAGGGTATTCTTCAAATTTGATATCGTGATCGTTTTCAAAATCATGCTTTCCTATAGTCAGAGTGATGGTTGAGTTACGAAATTCATACCAGTTATCAGTCCCATCAGAAAAAAGCTCGAACTTTAGAACCAATATCAACTCTAATTCTTTGATTAAATATTCGATTTTCTGGGGAAAGTCTACAAAAATATCTAGTGTGCGAGACATAAAAACCTCCTTTATTGAAACTCAGTAAAAGTGATGTCATAGCGATCGCCAATAATTCGGACGCGATCAATTTTTCCGCGTGTAATATTTTTCGCCCTCTCCAAACCTCGTTCTGCCTCAGACTCTATCAACCCAGATGTCCTAGCATCTATAATTATATCCCTAGCTTGTCCCCCTCGTCTAATCGAGTTGTTGATCTGATTTTTTACTGTCGCGCTTGTAGCACCAAAATCCAGACTTTTAAATTCAGTAGGTTTTCCATCTACCTCAGCATCGGGATTTCTACCTCCATCGGTTTTTTCTGCTAAGGCTTTAACATTTTTTCCCTCTCTTTCGAGAAATTCCGCGATCGCTCTTTCGGTTGCACCAAAAGCTCTTTCTGATTCATCAATACTGCCACAATTAGCCGAATTTTGCTTAGGGGTTTGGTTAGTCCCGTTATTCACCATTTTTTGTTCCTTAAAACTTGGGCTGGTGTCATGATCGTATCCCGCCCTGGACTTTCCAATTATCCCCTAAATTAATATTTTTATTACCGATATAAAGGAGTTACTTGAACTTTTAGCATCTCCCAAGTTTGTCTTTCCATATTCAAGATATTGCCCACTTCTTGCAAGAGTTCATAACTCTTTAAATCTATGGAAATTTCTTCTTCAATGAGGATATCACACAAAGTCTCTAAGGCTAAATTCCACTCGCCCGCATGAATATCAGAAACTATAAATTCTATTTGAGTCTCTGACAGTTGTGGTTTTACGATATTAATGACTTGATGGAGTTTACTTTCTACAAGTTTATAATTAAACATTTATTTAGCTCCTGACAAAATTGCTAGGGATTTTTAGGTAGATTCGTTGGGACTCCTGGAATCGCACTATTGTACTTTTACGGTAGTTTCTCCCGCAGGTTAAGCCAAGTATTTAGTTTTTCATCTAAAACATATTTATCGCTGTCAGCGAGTGCTGCGATAACTTTCAATCTATTTTTAAGTTGTCTTAATTCGCGAATTTCTGCAATGGGCAGCATTTTCCAATTAGCCGCCTTTTTTTCCACATCTTCGGGCGACTCTTTGATGTTATCCCAAAACCATTGTAAAATTAAGTTAACATCAAGAACGCAATGATCGGAAATTACTCCAAGTTTCGCGATCGCGCCAGCCCGGAGCATCATTGAGGAAATCCTAAAAGACTTACCACTTCCTGTTTTTTTGTGTTCGGCATTATCGGCTAGGCGATCGTAAATTGTGGTGGCTACTTCTGCCCATTGGCTATCAGGTAAATCAGAATTATTTTGACCTTTTCGAGCCTTAGCAGAGGAAACATCAGCTAATAATAACCAGTTAAACTCTTGTAGTTGGGTGGCTTGATCTGAAAATATCTTTTTTACCCAAATCAGTACGGATTCGGCATCTTGTTCGAGAATGCTATCAATTGATATTGTCGTAGGAGATTGAGTCATAATTTATCTACTCCACATATTCGATATCAGCATTACTTGTGTCAACTCCTTGCTGCCTAAAGGCTGTTATTCCTAGTTCTAAACTCTCTGAAGTCGGTCTAAAATGCCCGCTATGATTGCTGATAGTTAGCAAAATATATAAACCGTTGCTGCCGACAATCTCGGCTTCTCCCGCAGCCAAAACAGGCTCACCCAGAGTTATAACTGTATGGTAGATTTCATTGTTAACATCTAAAAATTTCGGAATTACAAAGAGTTCTAGTTTTGTTGTTACTGCCCATTTGACAGTCCCTTCATTAATTATATCGTCAAATCCTGCTTCTCCCACTTTAATAGGTCTGATGCCTAAATCTTCTGCTGACCGAAGTTCATCATTTAAAGTCCCAGGAGACTGATTGGAAAAGCGAGGGATGGGAGCATTATTTGAAAATGATTGTGTCACGACAGAATTTAACGATAATTCACTTTATATTCAAAGACGCATATCTTATAGTGCATATATACCTGGTTCATCGTCATTCCCAGGGATAATTTCTTGGCTGCTTTTCACCCCTTTACTTTCGCACAGATCGGCAAAAGATTCTAAACTTTCTAATCTGGCTGAAAGTTCGCTCAAACTATCTAAATATTCAGCTACTGCAATTTGGTGATGAGTCCAGGCTTGATCAAATTTAGTAGCACTATAGGACATATCAAATTCTACATCAACGTTAGTTTTTTTGCTTCTAATTTGCTCTGGAGATAAGGCGCGATCGCTTGTTGATATTTGCGTAATTCGTTCGACTCGTTCGGGGGTAATATAGTGATTAAACCGATCATTACTAAAGCGATAAGCGGTAGATAAATAAGTGTTTTCATGATTAATTAATGCTTGACCCCATCTTTCCGCTACTTGTTTAAATTGGGGGACTTCTATCGTCAGTAATTCTTTAGCTTCTTGATGTTTTCCTATTTCTAAGAGAAGATTGGCTTCTGTTGCGATGGCTACAGCCCAACCTTGAATAGAAACATCAGCATTAAGCATAATTTCAGCATCTAATTCTGGGGTAGCTTGTATGGCTTGATTACTGAGAAATAATCGCACTCTGGAAGCGGTTTTAATGGCCGATCTTGGTGATTCATCAGGAAAACGAGAACGATCGTCAAGTTGAGCTTTTAAATCGGCAATTTCTTTAATTAGCATAGCTTGATGAAGATGGGAAATCGCTTTGGCGAGGCTTTTTTGTTTTTGGCGGCTATCTTCTACTAATAAATACAAATAGGCCAATTGTCCAGAGATAATATCTAAGCGCTCGTCAACCTTATCTAAGCGCTTATCAACATGAATAAAACCTTCGCTTAAGTTCTTTTCAATCCGATCTAAGCCAGCTTCAACTCGATTAAAACCTGCTTCCATTGATTGTTGAATATTGCCTAAAGTGTTTTGAATTTGGTGCAGTTTATAGCCCATATAGGCAAAGCCAGCAACACTAACACCAAGGTTTAAAACACTTGCGCCCGCAGCAATTTGAGTTAATCCCATTACTGAGGATAGGGTTTTTTCAATACCCATTAATTTATGATAGGTAAGCCCATGACCAATAATATCAACTCCTCCCAAGATGGGGGAAAAGGGAACTGTCATCAGTTTGCTAGTTAGTCCGGGCGTTTCGGCTAAATGGCGGACAATTTGACCCCCATTTGCAGTACCCGCAGCCCATCGAATTACGCTTCCATAGCGTGTCATTGAACCATCGAGTAAACCCTTGATAATTTCGGGATTGTTAACTAAAAGAGTGGTATCAATTAACATTTTAATTAATCCTATTTAACGACTATAAACTCTAATATTTTCGTAGGCTTCCATTTGCAATCTAGGGGAGATTGTAAGATTAACTGATAAATCAGCTAATTTACGGAAAGCATCGAATCTATCCAGTTGATTCACATTAGAATTGAACCCTTCATCGGCTTGATTTAGCTCTATAGAGAGTAGATAAATATCATATTCTGATTCTGCTCCTTTGGCGACTGAATACTTCCCGATATTAGGTTCTATTTTAGAGTATTCAGTTTCAGAGCCTACCCATAAATATTTCGTGATTTCATAAAGAGATTCCCCATCTTTAAAATCAATGCGTCTCTTTGCTTTCAGTGATTCAAGAAAATCTACCTGTGCATGAGAAACTACTAAAACTAAAAACTGTTTAGTAGTTATTTTTACTGGAAGAGTTGGAGTTGGAATTGGAGGTGTTTGAACTGTAGAAATGCTAGAAGACGAAGAATTAGAGTTAAATTTTTCGGGTTCTTCTCTATGAGTTGGCTGTTGTGATTGCTCCTCTTTTAGCTGTTTAAATTTTGCTCCTACTAATGCTCCTCCTGCTGCTCCTACAAATGCTCCTCCTGGCCCTCCTACTAATAGTCCTCCTACTGCTCCTATTGCTGCTCCTACTGCTACTAGATCTAGATCGTTAGGTTCCATTTTTTAACTCCTGAATTTCATTAGTTTAAAACTTACTTCACTGACGACTATCTTCTTTTAAATTTTCACAGACTGATGTTGCATAATCTTTTTTAACTTCAAAATCAAGCCAGAACTGTTTTTGCTGCTCAAAATTTTCCTCAATAATAGTTAATTGTTGTTGCAAAGCACGTTCAGCTAGATTGGTAATCTCATCAACGGATTCTTCAAAGTTAGTGCTAACATTATCTAATCGTTGGAGAATCCAGTCAAGCAAAATATCCCACAAACTTCCTTTCCCTTTCTCAATTCCACTTAACCATTGTTTTGCCATTAAGTCAGGAGAAGGAAGAAAAAGTTCAACATACTCAATATCTTCGTAAATATCCTGAGTTACTTCTTCTTGATATTCAGTAGTTACAGGTCGTGTTTTTGTTCTAGTTTTTGTGCTTTTGAAACAAGAACCTTCTTCATAGGTTTCTTTATAGCTCTGATATTCAGTTTTTGTGCGAGTTTCATATTCGGTTTTCTTACCAACTACTTCTGTTTGTGTGGATTGCTTTTGTTCTATAGCTTCTGGAAGTTCAAAAAATTTCTCAGGTAAAGTTGGCAAGTTTTGAGCTAATTTTTTGCGTAAATTACTGATAGCTGCTTTTTCAAGGTTAATCGAAGAAAAATTTTCATCTGACAAACAAACTTTTAATCTCTTAACTTGTTCATTCACTAATGATTCTAAAGCTTGTTCAAATTGTTGAGCTTTTCCTTGCAAGAAAAACTCTGCTCTTGCGGATATAGCTTCTCTCATCGTGTGATATAACAGGCGAAAATAGCGTTCATCATGTTTAATTTCTTTTTCTCCCTGATCATCATCAGCCCGTACACGCTTAACTAAGTATTCTGACTCAGCAGAAAACTTACTGAGTCTTCTACTAACATTATCAT includes:
- a CDS encoding N-6 DNA methylase, producing MSNLSSTIVQKLWNYCNVLRDDGVSYSDYVEQLTYLLFLKMVDEQAQLPAPLGKPSTIPKEYDWQILLLKDGDALEIQYRKTLENLGKEKGLLGVIFRKSQNKIQDPAKLKRLIDLINSETWIGLDIDVKGEIYEGLLQKNAEDTKNGAGQYFTPRPLIKALVEVMRPQPGQRICDPACGTGGFFLISHDYINKHYQLDKAQKLFLKHQTFKGYDVADGVVRLCAMNLHLHGISGDESPVEAKDSLRADPGDRFELILTNPPFGKKSSITVFNDEGKADKEKIVYLRDDFLATTSNKQLNFIQHVKTLLKINGKAAVVVPDNVLFEGGAGETIRKKLLHSCDVHTLLRLPTGIFYAQGVKANVLFFDRKPASADPWTKKLWIYDFRTNQHFTLKTNPLRSENLLDFIQCFNVENRYERQETERFKTFSYEELMQRDKLSLDIFWLKDESLEDSDNLPTPDVLASEIAEDLEAALQLFQSITNNL
- a CDS encoding restriction modification system DNA specificity domain-containing protein, producing MKPEAQARQKIDQLLTDAGWQVQDYEQINLSAGLGIAVREYHLNSGFADYLLFINRKAVGIIEAKPVGKTLSGVEIQSDKYSFNLPKTLSCHQKPLPFIYESTGGETYFRDSRDPDYRCILKQAFEGKLVPQDPNDEPAEKLLERIKVEKAKQTTTKTKKKTQSKKQSDFQLEIPLK
- a CDS encoding putative adenylate cyclase; translated protein: MASLSRRLLGLNKKAPKLSLRVVFVVPFLIQIFASVGLTGWLSFRNGSIVVNDLATQLRIELSNRIQQELNTYLETPHIINQINVDTLRMGLISVDNIPQMEKYLWSQLKQFKTASYIGIGLQNGYYVGANRNDDGTIEFDIVDKSTAGKFHKWLTNNQGDRQELLSVREDYDPRVRPWYEAGVKAGKPVWSEIYAYFGSKVLVISANQPIYNRNKQLLGVASTDLTLERISQFLNRLKIGKTGQIFVMERNGYLVATSTLEETFIVHKKEKETKRIKGIKSSDILTQATSSYLLQYFGNLDQIKTSTQLTFEINGKQQYLQVTPLSDQRGINWLIIVVVPESDFMAEIHTNTQTTILLCIVALLVATLCGIFTARWISTPILRLSQASQAIASGELEQTIPVEPIKELGILATSFNTMTQQLKASFNELEKTNAELEQRVEERTADLRLEKERSEQLLLNILPEVIANQLKHNTKAIASAIEEVTILFADVVGFTPLSSQIPPIELVSVLNEMFSIFDHLAEKNGLEKIKTIGDAYMVVGGLPLPKANHAEAIADMALGMQAAMAEFKVPLERFNIDSQFQIRIGINTGSVVAGVIGIKKFIYDLWGDAVNIASRMESSGDPGRIQVTEATYHRIKDQYNFEKRGIISIKGKGEMTTYWLIGKK